From Phragmites australis chromosome 5, lpPhrAust1.1, whole genome shotgun sequence, a single genomic window includes:
- the LOC133918294 gene encoding protein LPA3 isoform X1: MAMATSYGSIANPPVTSKTPLPNKLVANWISARISNGKDTGGMFTLANRNSRIGFQVRAVTGDQGSRSVSDEKFPSDYTELLVQAKEAAESALKDGKQLLEIEFPTAGLQTVPGDGEGGNEMTGSLLLIREFCDRFVPAEKTTQTRIFFPEANEVSFARQSAFEGCSLKLDYLTKPSLFEDFGFTTKVKMADRVRPEDETFLVAYPYFNVNEMLVVEELYKEAVFGTNRKLIIFNGELDRIRSGYYPSFFYPKLAELSKTFLPKLETVYYIHNFKGLKGGTLFRCYPGPWKVLRKASSGSYICLHQQEEMPSLKEVALDILPSA; the protein is encoded by the exons ATGGCCATGGCAACCAGTTATGGCTCCATAGCCAACCCTCCAGTTACCTCCAAAACCCCCCTTCCCAACAAACTA gttGCAAATTGGATATCTGCTAGAATCAGCAATGGCAAGGACACCGGAGGTATGTTCACTTTGGCAAACAGAAATTCGAGAATTGGGTTCCAAGTTCGTGCTGTCACTGGAGACCAGGGCTCTCGCAGTGTGTCTGATGAAAAGTTCCCAAGTGATTACACGGAACTTCTAGTGCAG GCTAAAGAAGCTGCTGAATCAGCTCTTAAGGATGGAAAGCAGCTACTG GAAATTGAGTTCCCTACAGCTGGACTACAAACTGTACCAG GTGATGGTGAAGGTGGAAATGAGATGACTGGAAGCTTGCTTCTCATTAGAGAGTTTTGTGATCGCTTTGTACCTGCAGAGAAAACTACTCAAACCAGAATT TTCTTTCCTGAGGCAAATGAGGTTTCCTTTGCAAGACAGTCAGCCTTTGAAGGATGTTCATTGAAGCTAGATTATCTAACTAAACCATCCTTATTTGAAGATTTTGGTTTTACAACAAAGGTCAAAATGGCAGACCGTGTGAGACCGGAAGATGAGACATTCCTTGTGGCTTATCCCTATTTCAATGTCAATG AAATGCTTGTGGTTGAAGAGCTTTACAAGGAAGCAGTTTTTGGCACCAACCGGAAACTAATAATATTCAATGGAGAACTAGATCGAATAAGAAGTGGTT ACTATCCATCATTCTTCTACCCAAAACTAGCAGAGCTTTCCAAAACATTTCTCCCAAAGCTGGAGACAGTTTACTATATTCACAATTTCAAGGGACTCAAAGGGGGAACACTTTTCAG GTGTTACCCTGGACCTTGGAAGGTCCTGAGAAAAGCATCATCCGGTAGCTACATCTGCTTGCATCAACAAGAGGAAATGCCGTCATTGAAGGAAGTGGCCCTTGACATTCTTCCTTCTGCCTAG
- the LOC133918294 gene encoding protein LPA3 isoform X3, giving the protein MAEEIRQSEVANWISARISNGKDTGGMFTLANRNSRIGFQVRAVTGDQGSRSVSDEKFPSDYTELLVQAKEAAESALKDGKQLLEIEFPTAGLQTVPGDGEGGNEMTGSLLLIREFCDRFVPAEKTTQTRIFFPEANEVSFARQSAFEGCSLKLDYLTKPSLFEDFGFTTKVKMADRVRPEDETFLVAYPYFNVNEMLVVEELYKEAVFGTNRKLIIFNGELDRIRSGYYPSFFYPKLAELSKTFLPKLETVYYIHNFKGLKGGTLFRCYPGPWKVLRKASSGSYICLHQQEEMPSLKEVALDILPSA; this is encoded by the exons ATGGCTGAGGAAATAAGGCAAAGTGAG gttGCAAATTGGATATCTGCTAGAATCAGCAATGGCAAGGACACCGGAGGTATGTTCACTTTGGCAAACAGAAATTCGAGAATTGGGTTCCAAGTTCGTGCTGTCACTGGAGACCAGGGCTCTCGCAGTGTGTCTGATGAAAAGTTCCCAAGTGATTACACGGAACTTCTAGTGCAG GCTAAAGAAGCTGCTGAATCAGCTCTTAAGGATGGAAAGCAGCTACTG GAAATTGAGTTCCCTACAGCTGGACTACAAACTGTACCAG GTGATGGTGAAGGTGGAAATGAGATGACTGGAAGCTTGCTTCTCATTAGAGAGTTTTGTGATCGCTTTGTACCTGCAGAGAAAACTACTCAAACCAGAATT TTCTTTCCTGAGGCAAATGAGGTTTCCTTTGCAAGACAGTCAGCCTTTGAAGGATGTTCATTGAAGCTAGATTATCTAACTAAACCATCCTTATTTGAAGATTTTGGTTTTACAACAAAGGTCAAAATGGCAGACCGTGTGAGACCGGAAGATGAGACATTCCTTGTGGCTTATCCCTATTTCAATGTCAATG AAATGCTTGTGGTTGAAGAGCTTTACAAGGAAGCAGTTTTTGGCACCAACCGGAAACTAATAATATTCAATGGAGAACTAGATCGAATAAGAAGTGGTT ACTATCCATCATTCTTCTACCCAAAACTAGCAGAGCTTTCCAAAACATTTCTCCCAAAGCTGGAGACAGTTTACTATATTCACAATTTCAAGGGACTCAAAGGGGGAACACTTTTCAG GTGTTACCCTGGACCTTGGAAGGTCCTGAGAAAAGCATCATCCGGTAGCTACATCTGCTTGCATCAACAAGAGGAAATGCCGTCATTGAAGGAAGTGGCCCTTGACATTCTTCCTTCTGCCTAG
- the LOC133918294 gene encoding protein LPA3 isoform X4, protein MFTLANRNSRIGFQVRAVTGDQGSRSVSDEKFPSDYTELLVQAKEAAESALKDGKQLLEIEFPTAGLQTVPGDGEGGNEMTGSLLLIREFCDRFVPAEKTTQTRIFFPEANEVSFARQSAFEGCSLKLDYLTKPSLFEDFGFTTKVKMADRVRPEDETFLVAYPYFNVNEMLVVEELYKEAVFGTNRKLIIFNGELDRIRSGYYPSFFYPKLAELSKTFLPKLETVYYIHNFKGLKGGTLFRCYPGPWKVLRKASSGSYICLHQQEEMPSLKEVALDILPSA, encoded by the exons ATGTTCACTTTGGCAAACAGAAATTCGAGAATTGGGTTCCAAGTTCGTGCTGTCACTGGAGACCAGGGCTCTCGCAGTGTGTCTGATGAAAAGTTCCCAAGTGATTACACGGAACTTCTAGTGCAG GCTAAAGAAGCTGCTGAATCAGCTCTTAAGGATGGAAAGCAGCTACTG GAAATTGAGTTCCCTACAGCTGGACTACAAACTGTACCAG GTGATGGTGAAGGTGGAAATGAGATGACTGGAAGCTTGCTTCTCATTAGAGAGTTTTGTGATCGCTTTGTACCTGCAGAGAAAACTACTCAAACCAGAATT TTCTTTCCTGAGGCAAATGAGGTTTCCTTTGCAAGACAGTCAGCCTTTGAAGGATGTTCATTGAAGCTAGATTATCTAACTAAACCATCCTTATTTGAAGATTTTGGTTTTACAACAAAGGTCAAAATGGCAGACCGTGTGAGACCGGAAGATGAGACATTCCTTGTGGCTTATCCCTATTTCAATGTCAATG AAATGCTTGTGGTTGAAGAGCTTTACAAGGAAGCAGTTTTTGGCACCAACCGGAAACTAATAATATTCAATGGAGAACTAGATCGAATAAGAAGTGGTT ACTATCCATCATTCTTCTACCCAAAACTAGCAGAGCTTTCCAAAACATTTCTCCCAAAGCTGGAGACAGTTTACTATATTCACAATTTCAAGGGACTCAAAGGGGGAACACTTTTCAG GTGTTACCCTGGACCTTGGAAGGTCCTGAGAAAAGCATCATCCGGTAGCTACATCTGCTTGCATCAACAAGAGGAAATGCCGTCATTGAAGGAAGTGGCCCTTGACATTCTTCCTTCTGCCTAG
- the LOC133918294 gene encoding protein LPA3 isoform X2, which produces MAMATSYGSIANPPVANWISARISNGKDTGGMFTLANRNSRIGFQVRAVTGDQGSRSVSDEKFPSDYTELLVQAKEAAESALKDGKQLLEIEFPTAGLQTVPGDGEGGNEMTGSLLLIREFCDRFVPAEKTTQTRIFFPEANEVSFARQSAFEGCSLKLDYLTKPSLFEDFGFTTKVKMADRVRPEDETFLVAYPYFNVNEMLVVEELYKEAVFGTNRKLIIFNGELDRIRSGYYPSFFYPKLAELSKTFLPKLETVYYIHNFKGLKGGTLFRCYPGPWKVLRKASSGSYICLHQQEEMPSLKEVALDILPSA; this is translated from the exons ATGGCCATGGCAACCAGTTATGGCTCCATAGCCAACCCTCCA gttGCAAATTGGATATCTGCTAGAATCAGCAATGGCAAGGACACCGGAGGTATGTTCACTTTGGCAAACAGAAATTCGAGAATTGGGTTCCAAGTTCGTGCTGTCACTGGAGACCAGGGCTCTCGCAGTGTGTCTGATGAAAAGTTCCCAAGTGATTACACGGAACTTCTAGTGCAG GCTAAAGAAGCTGCTGAATCAGCTCTTAAGGATGGAAAGCAGCTACTG GAAATTGAGTTCCCTACAGCTGGACTACAAACTGTACCAG GTGATGGTGAAGGTGGAAATGAGATGACTGGAAGCTTGCTTCTCATTAGAGAGTTTTGTGATCGCTTTGTACCTGCAGAGAAAACTACTCAAACCAGAATT TTCTTTCCTGAGGCAAATGAGGTTTCCTTTGCAAGACAGTCAGCCTTTGAAGGATGTTCATTGAAGCTAGATTATCTAACTAAACCATCCTTATTTGAAGATTTTGGTTTTACAACAAAGGTCAAAATGGCAGACCGTGTGAGACCGGAAGATGAGACATTCCTTGTGGCTTATCCCTATTTCAATGTCAATG AAATGCTTGTGGTTGAAGAGCTTTACAAGGAAGCAGTTTTTGGCACCAACCGGAAACTAATAATATTCAATGGAGAACTAGATCGAATAAGAAGTGGTT ACTATCCATCATTCTTCTACCCAAAACTAGCAGAGCTTTCCAAAACATTTCTCCCAAAGCTGGAGACAGTTTACTATATTCACAATTTCAAGGGACTCAAAGGGGGAACACTTTTCAG GTGTTACCCTGGACCTTGGAAGGTCCTGAGAAAAGCATCATCCGGTAGCTACATCTGCTTGCATCAACAAGAGGAAATGCCGTCATTGAAGGAAGTGGCCCTTGACATTCTTCCTTCTGCCTAG